GAGCTGAATAAGTGCCGCGAGGTGTTTGCCAATAGCTACATCCGCGTCAATGGCTACGATCGGCGCTACGGCCGGCAGACCACCGCGCTCAGCTTTATCGTCAACCGCCCCAAGAACGAGCCGGGCTTCCGCGTCGAGCGGCAAGAAAACGGCGACCGGCAGGTTCGGTACACGCTCCATTCCTATGCCACCGACCGGCCATCGGGCGAGCGCTACGAGGGCTAATCTAGCCGGCTCCAAAGCCGTAATGTGCGGGCGAGGCATTCGCCACCGGTTCACCAGGGCCGAATGCTTCGCCCAAACCAGAGAGCTATGACAACGACTGAACCATCAACCATCAACCTCGACGAGGCCTATCGTGCATCGAACATCCAGCAGGTGCTCGATGATCTCGATCACGAGCTGGTAGGCCTCGTGCCGGTAAAGCGGCGCATCCGCGAGATCGCCGCGCTACTGCTGATCGGGCGGCTCCGCGAGCAGGCCGAACTGATGACCGACCGGCCGTCGCTACATATGAGCTTCACCGGCCACCCCGGCACCGGCAAAACGACCGTGGCCATGCGCATGGCCAAGATTCTGCAGCACCTCGGGTATGTGCGCAAAGGCCACCTGGTGGTTGCGACGCGCGACGACCTGGTTGGCCAGTATGTTGGGCATACCGCACCGAAGACTAAAGAAGTGCTCAAGCGCGCCATGGGTGGCGTGCTGTTCATCGACGAAGCCTACTACCTATACCGGCCCGAGAACGAGCGCGACTACGGCCAGGAAGCGATCGAGATGTTGCTCCAGGTAATGGAAAACCAGCGCGACGATCTGGTGGTGATCCTGGCTGGCTACAAAGAGCGCATGGACGTGTTCTTCCAATCGAACCCCGGCTTTCGCTCACGCATCGCGCACCATATCGACTTTCCCGACTACTCGCTCGACGAACTGATCGCAATCGCCGACCTGATGATCAGGCAGCAGATGTATCACTTCGATGACGAGTCGTACCAGGCCTTTTCCGAGTACCTGGCGCTACGCATGCAGCAGCCATATTTCGCGAATGCGCGCAGCGTACGTAATGCGCTCGACCGGATCAAGCTACGCCAGGCCAGCCGGCTGATGACCCAGGGCGGCACGATCGCCAAAGAAGAGCTGGCACGTATCGACACGGCCGACATTCGGCAGAGTCGCGTCTTTCAGGGGGGCATCGATCAATGATCAGGTCTGCGCGGTCGAGCCTGAGCGCGGCATGGTTACTCGCTCGCTGTGGGTACCCAGCCGCCCCTGAAATCCCGCGCCGAACACCAACAGACAGAGGGATCATATGAGCAAACAGCGACCGATTATTCTAGGAATTGTGGGCGACAGTGCCGCCGGCAAAACCACC
The sequence above is drawn from the Candidatus Kouleothrix ribensis genome and encodes:
- a CDS encoding ribulose bisphosphate carboxylase small subunit, with amino-acid sequence MRITQGTFSYLPDLSDDEIRAQVQYCLDNDWPVSIEYSDDPHPRNVYWDMWGMPMFDIKDAAGVMLELNKCREVFANSYIRVNGYDRRYGRQTTALSFIVNRPKNEPGFRVERQENGDRQVRYTLHSYATDRPSGERYEG
- the cbbX gene encoding CbbX protein, translated to MLRPNQRAMTTTEPSTINLDEAYRASNIQQVLDDLDHELVGLVPVKRRIREIAALLLIGRLREQAELMTDRPSLHMSFTGHPGTGKTTVAMRMAKILQHLGYVRKGHLVVATRDDLVGQYVGHTAPKTKEVLKRAMGGVLFIDEAYYLYRPENERDYGQEAIEMLLQVMENQRDDLVVILAGYKERMDVFFQSNPGFRSRIAHHIDFPDYSLDELIAIADLMIRQQMYHFDDESYQAFSEYLALRMQQPYFANARSVRNALDRIKLRQASRLMTQGGTIAKEELARIDTADIRQSRVFQGGIDQ